From Deferrisoma camini S3R1, the proteins below share one genomic window:
- the coaD gene encoding pantetheine-phosphate adenylyltransferase: MRIQAVALLLSYPHDACQRPAGGNFRLKRASLPGASVSDRGSPVVGGGLRPAACPSFLVDAMLGNVARDLRLLGYDAEFRPELPDPALLGLAQRQGRILVTRDRALHRRARGVRCVLVTAADPRRQTAEVLRALPPHRPPRPWTRCLVCNGRLEPAHRDQVLQRVPDHVAVAHDRFLACSGCGRVYWPGSHTARLGARLRALAAFTGSWRSSIKQGSPTGGDVVSESVAVYPGSFDPITNGHVDIIQRTAEVFDRVVVLVAVNRDKRTLFSVDERMGLIGQVFTDHPRVEVDAFQGLLVEYMRRNGYRVVVRGLRAVSDFEYEFQMALMNRKIYPSVDTFFLAARENYSYVSSRILKEVFELGGCIKDLAPPVVIEALQAKYGRSPTNGGER, encoded by the coding sequence ATGCGGATCCAAGCGGTGGCGCTTTTGCTATCATATCCGCACGACGCGTGTCAACGCCCGGCAGGAGGCAACTTTCGTTTGAAACGCGCAAGCTTGCCAGGAGCTTCGGTCTCCGATCGTGGGTCCCCGGTCGTTGGTGGGGGCCTTCGGCCCGCGGCATGCCCAAGCTTCCTGGTGGACGCCATGCTCGGCAACGTGGCCCGGGACCTTCGGCTTCTGGGGTACGACGCCGAGTTCCGGCCCGAGCTGCCCGATCCGGCCCTCCTCGGCCTGGCCCAGAGGCAGGGGCGGATCCTCGTGACCCGGGACCGCGCCCTACACCGCCGGGCCCGGGGGGTGCGGTGCGTGCTGGTGACCGCGGCCGACCCCCGCCGCCAGACCGCCGAGGTGCTCCGGGCCCTGCCCCCCCACCGCCCACCCCGGCCGTGGACCCGGTGCCTGGTGTGCAACGGCCGACTCGAGCCCGCCCACCGGGACCAGGTGCTCCAGCGGGTACCCGACCACGTGGCGGTGGCCCACGACCGCTTCCTCGCGTGCTCGGGCTGCGGCCGGGTCTACTGGCCCGGCAGCCACACCGCCCGGCTGGGGGCGCGGCTTCGAGCCCTCGCCGCCTTTACAGGCTCTTGGCGCTCCAGTATAAAGCAGGGCTCTCCCACAGGAGGCGACGTCGTGAGCGAATCGGTTGCCGTCTATCCCGGAAGTTTCGATCCCATCACCAACGGCCACGTGGACATCATCCAACGAACGGCCGAGGTGTTCGACCGGGTCGTGGTGCTCGTGGCCGTGAACCGGGACAAGCGCACCCTGTTCTCGGTGGACGAGCGGATGGGCCTGATCGGCCAGGTGTTCACGGACCATCCCCGGGTGGAGGTGGACGCGTTCCAAGGGCTGCTGGTGGAGTACATGCGCCGCAACGGCTACCGGGTGGTGGTGCGCGGGCTGCGGGCCGTCAGCGATTTCGAGTACGAGTTCCAGATGGCCCTGATGAACCGGAAGATCTACCCCTCGGTGGACACATTCTTCCTGGCGGCCCGGGAGAACTACAGCTATGTGAGCTCCCGGATCCTGAAAGAGGTGTTCGAGCTGGGTGGTTGCATCAAGGACCTGGCCCCCCCCGTCGTCATCGAGGCGCTCCAGGCCAAGTACGGGCGCTCCCCCACGAACGGAGGTGAACGGTGA